In the genome of Paenibacillus sp. FSL R5-0766, one region contains:
- a CDS encoding cytochrome P450, whose amino-acid sequence MPVIDVNDPTTFYNENFFGNPYDVYRQLVQQGEIHKVNLYGGLWYIGGYETVNKYIADPRISHNTAQQYWAVQFSEQQLYGILEFIRLFSMWMSLQDGTSHIRYRKMLTQAFSVSVKNLAPYIMDLIDDSLDEMEGKEEVDLIRDYAYPLPTKVIMKLLGLPEEQYERVAECADSLVHLFGSMTVTYEDVTRAQNLLVLLTAYLTDVIEERRIHPQEDFITYLIEATDDDGVHLTIEEIHAQCAMLLFAGHETTRNLIGNGMFTLMKHPEQLQKLKDSPGLIKSTIQEVLRYESPAQITVRTALEDMEILDQQIKKGELIMFCFGSANHDPRKFTDPHLFDIERNEARNLAFGVGIHSCIGAQLAMMETEIAMSRLIARYPHMEWIQDEPEWLPNVGFRGLQRLLVRLKQ is encoded by the coding sequence ATGCCTGTCATTGATGTAAATGATCCAACCACATTCTATAATGAGAACTTCTTCGGTAATCCGTATGACGTGTATCGACAGCTGGTTCAGCAAGGCGAAATTCACAAAGTGAATCTGTATGGAGGACTTTGGTACATCGGTGGATATGAAACCGTAAACAAGTACATTGCAGACCCACGCATTTCCCATAACACGGCACAACAATATTGGGCAGTCCAGTTTTCGGAGCAACAGCTCTATGGAATTCTGGAGTTTATTCGTCTGTTCTCAATGTGGATGTCCCTTCAGGATGGCACTTCTCACATCAGATATCGCAAAATGTTAACCCAGGCCTTCTCCGTGTCGGTCAAAAATCTGGCTCCCTACATTATGGATCTGATCGACGACTCTCTTGATGAAATGGAAGGAAAAGAAGAGGTGGATTTGATTCGGGATTATGCTTACCCGCTTCCCACCAAAGTCATTATGAAACTGCTGGGTCTGCCTGAGGAACAGTATGAACGTGTGGCCGAATGTGCAGATAGTCTCGTTCACTTGTTCGGTTCCATGACGGTTACATATGAGGATGTCACGCGTGCACAAAATCTTTTGGTTCTGTTGACTGCCTATTTGACAGATGTGATTGAAGAACGAAGAATACATCCTCAGGAAGATTTTATTACTTATCTTATAGAAGCAACTGATGATGATGGTGTGCACCTGACAATTGAAGAAATTCATGCGCAATGTGCCATGCTGCTCTTCGCCGGACATGAGACCACACGTAATCTGATTGGGAATGGCATGTTTACACTGATGAAACATCCGGAACAACTTCAGAAATTGAAAGACTCTCCAGGTCTGATTAAAAGCACCATCCAGGAAGTCCTTCGCTATGAAAGCCCTGCACAGATTACCGTAAGAACCGCCCTTGAAGACATGGAAATTCTGGATCAGCAGATTAAAAAGGGAGAATTAATCATGTTCTGCTTCGGTTCAGCCAATCATGATCCGCGAAAATTTACCGATCCTCATCTATTTGATATTGAACGCAATGAAGCGCGAAATCTGGCCTTTGGTGTAGGAATTCATTCTTGCATCGGTGCCCAGTTGGCGATGATGGAAACAGAGATTGCCATGAGCCGCCTAATCGCAAGGTATCCCCATATGGAATGGATTCAGGATGAGCCCGAATGGCTTCCCAATGTAGGCTTTCGTGGTCTTCAACGACTGCTTGTCCGCTTGAAACAATAG